From Halomarina ordinaria:
GACCTGTCGACCCCCTGAGTCGCGATACCCCGGCGCGCGCGAGGCCGAATTGACTGTCTGGCAACATTTGCACTGGACGAACGTCCGGATAGAATCGGTGTAGACGTGGGGTTTCTGGACGGTAGACGACCTTATATCGATAATATCGTACCGTATTTTGGACGAGTCGGTTTTAATGCGGGCAATATTTTGTAATATTCAAGCAAGCGCTTATGTAGTGGTACTCCGTGGGGTTCTATCGTGATTTGGAATCACGGTCTTCCGAAATTCGGGGGAAAGTTGGACGAAAGTGTATCCGATAGCCCTGGGGTGAGCCGCTGATGGCGCTGCTCCAGGCCGACCCGACCGCCATCGTCCAGTCCGTCAACTACGTGTGGGTGCTGGTGGTGACCTTCCTCATCTTCTTCATGCACGCGGGGTTCGCGATGCTGGAGGCGGGGCAGGTCCGCGCCAAGAACGTCGCCAACCAGTTGACGAAGAACATGCTCACCTGGTCGGTGGGCGTGACGGTGTTCTTCCTGCTCGGCGCGGGCACCGAGGCGCTGGTCGCCTCCGTGACCGGCGGCGCCGACTACGGCGGCTTCTTCGCGCTGCTGAGCGCCACCGACTCGCTCGCGTGGGTCGACTGGCTGTTCGGCGCCGTCTTCGCCATGACCGCCGCGACCATCGTCTCCGGCGCCGTCGCGGGCCGGATGAAACTCCGCGCGTACGTGGGCTACACCGTCGTGCTCGCCGCGGTCATCTACCCCGTCGTCACCGGCCTGACGTGGGCCGGCGGCTGGCTCTCCACGCTCGGCTTCACCGACTTCGCGGGCGGCATGATCGTCCACGCGATGGGCGGCGTCGCCGCGCTGACCGCCGCCGCGATGGTCGGCCCGCGCATCGGCCGGTTCAACGACGACGGCTCGGTCAACGTCATCCCCGGCCACTCCATCACCTTCGCGGTGCTGGGGACGCTCATCCTCTGTTTCGGCTGGTACGGCTTCAACGTCGGCACCGCCGCGGCCCCGCTGGCCGAGGGCGCCACCGAACTGGCCGACTTCAGCTACGTCGGCCGCGTCGCGCTGACGACCACTCTCGGCATGGCCGCGGGCGCCATGGGTGCCAGCGCGATGTCGCTGGCGAGGAACCGCAAGGTCGACACGCTGTACGTCGCCAACGGCATGCTCGCCGGCCTCGTCGGCATCACGAGCAACACCGACCTCATCACGTGGGCCGGCGCGCTCGTCATCGGCGGCCTCGCCGGCGCGCAACTCCCGCTGGTGTTCGAGTTCGTCGAGAAGCGCCTCAACATCGACGACGTCTGTGCGGTCTTCCCGGTCCACGGGAGCGCCGGCATCCTCGGCGCGCTGCTGGTCGGCGTGCCCATCTTCACCGTCCCCGACGCGGGCGTGAGCTTCGTGAGCCAACTCGTCGGCGTCGTCGTCATCGCCGGCTGGACCGTCCTCGCCACCGCGGTCGTCCTGGGCGTGTTCAAGGCGGCCGGGCAACTGCGCGTCACCCGCGAACACGAGATCGAGGGCCTCGACATCTCCGAACACGGCGTCGAGACCTACCCCGAGTTCAGCCTCGGTGACGAACCCGTCGTCGCCGACGGCGGTATCGTCCGGACCGACGGCGGCGTCGAGACGGGCGGCATCAAGCTCGTCATGGCGTACATCCGCCCGGACAAACTCGCCGACGTGAAGCGCGCGCTCGCGGAGGTCGGCGCCCCCTCCATCACGGTCACGAACGTCAGCGGCCGCGGCTCCCAGCCCGCGAAGAAGAGCCAGTGGCGCGGCGAGGAGTACGTCGTCGACCTCCACCAGAAGGTGAAAGTCGAGTGCGTCGTCGCCGAGGTGCCCGCCGCCGAGGTCGCCGAGGCCGTCCGCGACGCGGCCAAGACCGGCGAACCCGGCGACGGCAAGGTGTTCATCCTCCCCGTGGAGAACGCCTACCAGATCCGCACGGGCGAGGTGGGGGTGGAAGCGGTCTAGGCCGACGGGTGGGTTCCGGACGATACGCCGGCGCGACCCGCGAGCGCGTGCGTGCTCAACCCAGTGCTCGCGGTCGGGCCGCCCACCGGCGGCGTCGTAGGTGGGAACCGTAGACGAGTCGGGTCGACCGACCCGACAGTCGCCGCCGATGGTTCGCTACTTCCTGCTCGCGACCGTCGTGTCCTCCACGACGGTCCATGCTCGCACCGACCAGCGGCCGCGCAGCGCGGACGGTAGCTACTTTTCGCCCCCGCGTGAACCTCCAGCCATGAACCGCGAGACGTCTCGTGACCTCTACGACCGGGCGCTCTCCGTCCTGCCCGGCGGCGTCAACTCCTCGGTGCGGGCGACCCAGCCCTACCCGACGTTCGTCCGCCGGGGCGACGGCGCGCACGTCGTCGACGTGGACGGCAACCGCTACCTCGACTACGTGATGGGCTACGGCCCGCTCCTGCTCGGCCACGACCTCCCCCAGCAGGTGCAGTCGGCCGTCCAGCGCGCCGCGAGCGAGGGGCCGATGTACGGCGCCCCCACCGAGGTCGAAGTCGACCTCGCGGAGTTCGTCGTCCGGCACGTCCCGAGCGTGGAGATGGTCCGCTTCGTCAACTCCGGCACCGAGGCGACGGTGTCGGCGGTCCGCCTCGCGCGCGGACACACGGGGCGGAACAAGCTCGTCGTCATGCAGGGGGGCTACCACGGCGCCCAGGAGTCGACGCTCGTCGAGGGCGACGCCGAACACCCCCGACCGTCCACCAGCGGCATCCCCCAGTCGTTCGCCCGCGAGACGCTTCCCGTCCCGTTCAACGACGAGGCGGCCGTCCGCGAGGTGTTCGAGCGCCACGGCGACGACATCGCGGGCGTCCTCGTCGAACCGATGCTCGGCAACAACGGCATCGTCCTGCCCGTCGACGGCTACCACGACACCCTGCGCGACCTCTGTGACGAGTACGGTTCGCTCCTGATATTCGACGAGGTCATCACGGGCTTCCGCGTCGGCGGCCTCCAGTGCGCCCAGGGGAAGTTCGGCGTCACGCCCGACCTCACCACGTTCGGGAAGATCGTCGGCGGGGGCTTCCCCGTCGGTGCCATCGGCGGTCGGGCCGAGATACTCGAGGCGTTCACCCCGAGCGGCGACGTCTTCCAGTCGGGCACCTTCTCGGGCCACCCCGTCACGATGGCCGCCGGCCTGGAGACGCTCCGGTTCGCCGCCGACGAGGACGTCTACGACCACGTCGACGCCCTCGGCGAGCGCCTCCGGTCGGGGCTCGTCGACGTGCTGGCGGACCACGCGCCCGAGTACACGGTCGTCGGGACCGACAGCACGTTCAAGGTGGTGTTCACCCGGGCGAACACGCCCGCACAGGACGGCGCCTGTTCGACCGGCTGTGCACAGCGCCCCGACTGCGCACGCTTCGAGGCCTGCCCGAAGACCGGTGCCGACGTGGGCAACGCCGAGACGGAGCGCTGGGAGCGCCTCTTCCGACCGTTCATGCGCGAGCAGGGCGTCCTCCTCCCCGCCAACCAGTTCGAGACGCAGTTCGTCAGCTACGCGCACACCGAGGCGGATATCGAGGAGACGCTCGACGCCTACGAGGCGTTCTTCACGGGCTGAGGAGGCCGAACGGCCGGGCGAGGCGGCGAAGCGCCTTCGCGGGGAGTCCGACCAGTCCCCGGCCGGTGTCGCGGACGAACGCCCCGGTTCCGAGTTTCGACTCGTCGACGGCGTAGCGCTCGCCCCGGCGCTCGACCAGGTCGCCGGCCTTCGCCATCGCCAGCGCCTCGCGGACGCGCGTCTCGGTGAGGTCGCACGCCGCCGCGAGTTCCGCGACCGTCTTCGGTTCCTCGCGTAGCTCTTCCATCACGAGATTCCAGTGCGTCGAGTGGAGCATGAACTCGCCGTAGTCCATGTCGTCGACGTCGAGGTCGGCGTCGTCGAGGGCGTCGACCCCGCGGGCGTCGTCCGGCGTCGCGTGTCGCCGGTCGTACGCGGCGTCGAGGAACAGCCAGCACCCGGCGAGCGCCGTCAGGACGGGGAACCAGCGGGCGCCCTCCCCGCCGGTGGCGATACCGTAGCCCATCACGGCGCTCCCGACGAGGACCACGACGCCGATGCCGACCTTCTCCTTCCACGGCGGGGCGTCGGCCGTCTCCTGGACGAGGACGAACAGTTCGGCGATGCAGAACGCGTACAGGAACGTCAGCAGTCCGGCGGTCGAGAGGTCGAACACGACGTAACAGCCGCCGAAGACGGCGGCGTAGCCCGCCAGGTGACGGAGCGTGTAGCGTTCCCGGGCAGTGCGGAGGAGGGCACCGAGCATGGCCGAAGGTACTCGCGCGATTACAAGTAGGTTCGGGCGGTCCCCTCACCCCAGCACGCCGAGGACGGCGACGTCGTACGCCCCGATGTCTCCCGGGTCCTCGAGGACGACGGCCCCGAAGCGCCACGTCGTCCCGGCGGCGAGGTCGTCGGTACTGTCGAGGTAGCGACCGAGGTGTGCGCCGCCCTCGTCGTAGACGCGGGTCCGGACCTCGACGTGCTCGATGCGCTCCCGGCCGGTGTTCTCGACGACCCCCTCGACGACGGCGCCCCGGTAGTCGTCCTTCACCACGAGGTCGTCCTCGCGGAGCGCCAGCGCGGCGAGGACGGCCGCGTACTCGTTGCCCGACGTCTCGGCCCGCACGCCGGCGGCGGCCGCCGCCTCGGCGGTCGAGCCGTTCGCGGGCGTCGACAGGTTCCCCACGGCCCTGCGCTCCCCGTACTCGACCTCGCGGCTGGCGCGACCCCCGCAGCCGGCGACGACGGTCGACGCACCCGCACCGAGGAGGGCGAGGACCCGCCGTCTGCTCGTCGTCCGGGTGGACCGGCTCATCGGGACCCCCCGAGGTCGACGTCGTCCGGCCGCTCCGCCTCGCGGAGGACGAACGGGCCGATGGCGAGCGTCCGCTGTGCGACCGTCCCCAGGCGGACGATGTACGCCGCGAGCAGGAAGAACGGCGTCGTGGCGACGGCGGCGGCGGCGCTGACCACGACGACGATGGTGTCCACGCCCGCCGTCGTCCCGGCGAACGAGTTCGGGTCGATGTACAGCAGCCCGAGCATCGAGACGGCGAGCGCCGGGATGCCGGTGTAGAGGATGCCCCGCGAGAAGTTGACCAGTTCCCAGCGGAAGTACAGCGTCTTGAAGTGCTCGCGGGCGGGGCCGAACAGCTGCAACACCTCGACGAGGTCGTCGAAGGCGGCCCGCTCCGCCTCGCTCAGCGAGTCGTCGTGCTCGGAGCGGAGCCGGCGCAAGGCGTACGTGTTCCACGAGTAGTCGTAGTCGAGGACCGTCCGCAGGACGTCGAACCGGCCGAACCGGGCGTCCGACAGCCGGCTCTCGACCTCGTCGGCGTGCGCGTGTATCCGGTCGGCGAGCGTCTCGGCGCGGTCGCGGAGCGCCTCGTCCGCGTCGGTCGCGGTCGCCTCCCGGAGGCGGTCCGCTCGTTCCTTGCTCTGCGCCATGAACACCGCGAGGAACGACGCGGGGTCCGGCGGCGCGACCGACCCGCTCAGGTCCTCGATCTCCTCCCGGAACGACAGCGACCCCGCCATCCGTTCGCGCTGGTCGCCGAGGGGGCCGAGTTCCCGCGAGAGCACGAGCTGGTTGAGCGTGACGACCAGCGTGATGCCCGTGATGAGCGAGCCGATGAACGCCTGGAACAGCCGCTCGACGTGCGTCCCGGTCTGGATGACCGTCCGGAGGGGGACGACGTTGACCCAGCCGCCGCCGACCAGCACGAGGAACAGCCCGACCGTCAGCACCCCCGCCAGGACGTTCCGGTTCCCGGTGAGCAACAACCAGTTCCGCACCCGCCCGCCGTCGGGCCGCTCGTAGACCGTCTCGCTCGGCTCGAACTCACTCATACGCGCAGTACCGAGGTCGTCGCGGAAAACCCCCTGCCGGCGTGCGCAAACACGGACGGCCGGTCGGGTCGGGAGGTCGACCTGCCGGCCTGCCCGAGGTCCCTGACGACCCGTCACACGGGTGCGTAGACGTGTGTCCGCCGAGGCGCCTCGACGCGAACGCCCGGGTCGGGGCGCGCCCACGAAGACTTATCCGGTCGCTCGGGCGAGGTGGACGTATGGAGACCGCTCGACCGACGGCTCGACCCGCGCCCGGGCGCGTCGAGTCGCGCTGGTGGTACTGGATAGCCGCCGCGGCGGCGTTCTGGGTCCTCGCGTACGTCCTCGGCGTCGTGGGGTTCGTCCTCGGCGTGGGGGCGTTCCTCGGCGGGGTGTTCTTCGACCCGACGGTGTTCGTGCCGGGGGCGTTCGGCCTGCTGTTCGTCGTCGTCGTCCCGCTCGTGCTGTTCGGCCTCCTCGTCTCGCTCGTGTTGCCGGTGGCGCTCTACCTCGACGCCGAGGCGGTGGGCGAGGCGGGCGTCGGCTGGGAGCCGGACCCCGTGCTGTACGCGCTGGTGGCCGCCGTGGGACTGTTCGCCCAGGGCCTCCCGGTCCAGCCGGCGGTGGCGGTCTACTACCTCTACCTGCGCCGACGGCACGTCGGGACGCCGTGACCCCGTGCGACGGCGTGACGCCCTGACGCGGTGAAGCGGCCATAGAACCGCTTTTCCGTCCGCACGGTCGAGTGACGGGTATGACTCCACGCGGCCAGACGCTCCGCCTCGCGACGCGCGGGTCCGACCTCGCGCTCCGACAGGCGGGAGAGGTACGGGCCGCCCTCGAATCCAGCCGACGCGACGTGGAACTCGTCGAGGTGGAGACGCGGGGCGACCAGATACGGGACGAACTCATCCACCGCCTCGGGAAGACCGGCGCGTTCGTCCGGAGCCTCGACGAACAGGTGCTCGACGGGTCGGTGGACGCGGCCGTCCACTCGATGAAGGACATGCCGACCGAGTTCCCCCCGGACCTCGTCGTCGCCGGCGTCCCCGCCCGCGCGAGCGCCCGCGACGTCCTCGTCACGCCCGACGGGGCCCCGCTCGCCGACCTCCCCTCCGGGGCGACGGTCGGGACGGGAAGCCTCCGGCGGAAGGCCCAGTTGCTCGCCGAACGCCCGGACCTCGACGTCAGGCCGCTCCGGGGGAACGTCGATACCCGCGCGGAGAAACTGCTCGCGCCGTCGCTCCAGCGCCGCCACGAGGCACGCTTCGACGCCGAGGAGGAGGACGAGGGGACCTACGAGCGCAGCCCCGAGGAGTGGTTCGACGACCTCTCGGAACTCGAACGTCGCGCGCTCGGGCGCGAGGTGGACGTCGAGTTCGACGCCATCGTCCTCGCGGAGGCGGGCCTCCACCGCTCCGGCCTCACGGGGTCGCTGGAGTTCGCGCAGTTCTCGCCGACGTCGTTCGTCCCCGCGCCGGGACAGGGGGCGCTCGCCATCACCGCGCTGGAGGGCGAGGGGGCGGCGACGATTCGCTCGCACCTCGACCACCCGCCGACGCGCGTCACTACCACCGTCGAGCGGACGGTGCTGAAACAC
This genomic window contains:
- a CDS encoding ammonium transporter, translated to MALLQADPTAIVQSVNYVWVLVVTFLIFFMHAGFAMLEAGQVRAKNVANQLTKNMLTWSVGVTVFFLLGAGTEALVASVTGGADYGGFFALLSATDSLAWVDWLFGAVFAMTAATIVSGAVAGRMKLRAYVGYTVVLAAVIYPVVTGLTWAGGWLSTLGFTDFAGGMIVHAMGGVAALTAAAMVGPRIGRFNDDGSVNVIPGHSITFAVLGTLILCFGWYGFNVGTAAAPLAEGATELADFSYVGRVALTTTLGMAAGAMGASAMSLARNRKVDTLYVANGMLAGLVGITSNTDLITWAGALVIGGLAGAQLPLVFEFVEKRLNIDDVCAVFPVHGSAGILGALLVGVPIFTVPDAGVSFVSQLVGVVVIAGWTVLATAVVLGVFKAAGQLRVTREHEIEGLDISEHGVETYPEFSLGDEPVVADGGIVRTDGGVETGGIKLVMAYIRPDKLADVKRALAEVGAPSITVTNVSGRGSQPAKKSQWRGEEYVVDLHQKVKVECVVAEVPAAEVAEAVRDAAKTGEPGDGKVFILPVENAYQIRTGEVGVEAV
- the hemL gene encoding glutamate-1-semialdehyde 2,1-aminomutase yields the protein MNRETSRDLYDRALSVLPGGVNSSVRATQPYPTFVRRGDGAHVVDVDGNRYLDYVMGYGPLLLGHDLPQQVQSAVQRAASEGPMYGAPTEVEVDLAEFVVRHVPSVEMVRFVNSGTEATVSAVRLARGHTGRNKLVVMQGGYHGAQESTLVEGDAEHPRPSTSGIPQSFARETLPVPFNDEAAVREVFERHGDDIAGVLVEPMLGNNGIVLPVDGYHDTLRDLCDEYGSLLIFDEVITGFRVGGLQCAQGKFGVTPDLTTFGKIVGGGFPVGAIGGRAEILEAFTPSGDVFQSGTFSGHPVTMAAGLETLRFAADEDVYDHVDALGERLRSGLVDVLADHAPEYTVVGTDSTFKVVFTRANTPAQDGACSTGCAQRPDCARFEACPKTGADVGNAETERWERLFRPFMREQGVLLPANQFETQFVSYAHTEADIEETLDAYEAFFTG
- a CDS encoding helix-turn-helix domain-containing protein, whose amino-acid sequence is MLGALLRTARERYTLRHLAGYAAVFGGCYVVFDLSTAGLLTFLYAFCIAELFVLVQETADAPPWKEKVGIGVVVLVGSAVMGYGIATGGEGARWFPVLTALAGCWLFLDAAYDRRHATPDDARGVDALDDADLDVDDMDYGEFMLHSTHWNLVMEELREEPKTVAELAAACDLTETRVREALAMAKAGDLVERRGERYAVDESKLGTGAFVRDTGRGLVGLPAKALRRLARPFGLLSP
- a CDS encoding FxLYD domain-containing protein, yielding MSRSTRTTSRRRVLALLGAGASTVVAGCGGRASREVEYGERRAVGNLSTPANGSTAEAAAAAGVRAETSGNEYAAVLAALALREDDLVVKDDYRGAVVEGVVENTGRERIEHVEVRTRVYDEGGAHLGRYLDSTDDLAAGTTWRFGAVVLEDPGDIGAYDVAVLGVLG
- the hemC gene encoding hydroxymethylbilane synthase, coding for MTPRGQTLRLATRGSDLALRQAGEVRAALESSRRDVELVEVETRGDQIRDELIHRLGKTGAFVRSLDEQVLDGSVDAAVHSMKDMPTEFPPDLVVAGVPARASARDVLVTPDGAPLADLPSGATVGTGSLRRKAQLLAERPDLDVRPLRGNVDTRAEKLLAPSLQRRHEARFDAEEEDEGTYERSPEEWFDDLSELERRALGREVDVEFDAIVLAEAGLHRSGLTGSLEFAQFSPTSFVPAPGQGALAITALEGEGAATIRSHLDHPPTRVTTTVERTVLKHLGGGCIAPIGVYARLRGEQVDVVARVLSTDGTEEVRESRSLPVEDHHTAARRFAEDLRERGAADLVDAAREEADADERDTAAREDGGE